One window of Cygnus olor isolate bCygOlo1 chromosome 28, bCygOlo1.pri.v2, whole genome shotgun sequence genomic DNA carries:
- the RFX5 gene encoding DNA-binding protein RFX5 isoform X1, producing the protein MADKEPSAQAARKGSSSPSGSRGSTTEPSTLLQKLRSTISKSVQNKVDSILQDVQKFSDNDKLYLYLQLPSGPSLGEKSSSLDLSSLSMAEYMHACNWIRNHLEEHTDTCLPKQDVYDAYKQYCDNLCCHALSTANFGKIIREIFPNIKARRLGGRGQSKYCYSGIRRKTVVSLPPLPSLDLKVTETQSELTDLVQSYNSEVMEAACALTCDWAEKILKRSFNNIVEVAQFLIQQHIISSRSARADLVMAMVVSESTEKLHRDGRSPLAAKKNGLEASESSDRSQGQSKKESSPKASVPPRPEKKKLPEPPRPASSPQVNALVARLPLLLPRIQPRERLVAPGATAVRSSPPVLAPKLTAAPLGGTVKVALPLPVGTASPSLPLGLAPGANGAGGLLSQQAAVPVLNMLLPGVGVPGAESPANPRSAGSDGPSPQDSQRPKATKRPPEPPGAAAAATPQKRKRGRPRKRPEDGGAGSPAEQEQAQGGPGDAEEKLGRGAAAGTGSADSSPGGAAATGGRLGASPVTQVSVIQEGRSGAQLPAGACGHGMEEEEDDEEEEEEEEAPPSAGEAGPPRGDTGADEGAPPPRGDGHRAGAAPADTARCGPVLPGGSPGGAELCAPPNT; encoded by the exons ATGGCTGACAAAGAGCCGAGCGCCCAAGCTGCCAGGAAGGGAAGTTCCTCGCCCAGCGGCTCCCGGGGCAGCACCACGGAGCCCAGCAcgctgctgcagaagctgcgGAGCACCATCTC CAAATCCGTGCAGAACAAAGTCGACTCCATCCTG CAAGATGTCCAGAAGTTTTCAGACAACGACAAACTCTACCTCTACCTCCAGCTGCCGTCCGGGCCCAGCCTGGGGGAGAAAAG CAGTAGCCTGGACCTGAGCTCACTGAGCATGGCCGAGTACATGCACGCGTGCAACTGGATCCGGAACCACCTGGAGGAGCACACAGACACCTGCCTGCCCAAGCAGGACGTCTACGATGCCTACAA GCAATACTGCGATAACCTCTGCTGCCACGCTCTGAGCACCGCCAATTTTGGGAAGATCATCCGGGAGATCTTCCCAAATATCAAAGCCAGAAGGCTGGGAGGCCGAGGACAATCAAA GTACTGCTACAGCGGGATCCGGAGGAAGACGGTGGTCAGCCTGCcgcccctgcccagcctggatCTCAAAGTTACGGAGACT CAGTCGGAGCTGACGGACCTGGTGCAGTCCTACAACAGCGAGGTGATGGAGGCAGCCTGTGCCCTGACCTGCGACTGGGCTGAGAAGATCCTCAAGCGCTCCTTCAACAACATCGTGGAGGTGGCCCAGTTCCTCATCCAGCAGCACATCATCAGCTCGCGCTCGGCCCGGGCTGACCTGGTCATGGCCATGGTGGTCTCAG AGAGCACAGAGAAGCTCCACCGCGATGGTCGGTCCCCGCTGGCAGCCAAGAAGAATGGCCTGGAAGCTTCAGAGAGCAGCGACAGGAGCCAGGGGCAG AGCAAGAAGGAGAGCAGCCCCAAGGCCTCTGTCCCACCACGGCCCGAGAAGAAGAAGCTTccagagcccccccggccggCGAGCAGCCCCCAGGTGAACGCCCTGGTCGCccgcctgcccctgctcctgccccgcaTCCAGCCCAGGGAGAGACTGGTGGCGCCCGGGGCCACGGCTGTGCGCTCCTCCCCGCCCGTGCTGGCCCCCAAGCTCACGGCTGCCCCCCTGGGGGGCACCGTCAAGGTGGCCCTGCCGCTGCCGGTGGGCACGGCGTCCCCGTCGCTGCCTCTGGGGCTGGCCCCGGGGGCGAAcggagcaggggggctgctgaGCCAGCAGGCGGCCGTGCCCGTCCTCAACATGCTGCTGCCCGGCGTGGGCGTCCCCGGGGCCGAGAGCCCCGCCAACCCCCGCAGCGCGGGGAGCGACGGCCCCAGCCCGCAGGACTCGCAGCGCCCCAAGGCCACCAAGCGgcccccggagcccccgggggctgccgccgccgccacgCCACAGAAGCGGAAACGGGGGCGGCCACGCAAGAGGCCGGAGGACGGAGGCGCGGGGTCCCCGGCGGAGCAGGAGCAGGCGCAGGGGGGCCCGGGGGACGCGGAGGAGAAGCTTGGCAgaggggcggccgcggggacCGGCAGCGCTGACAGCTCGCCCGGCGGTGCCGCCGCCACCGGGGGCCGGCTCGGGGCCAGCCCGGTCACCCAGGTGAGCGTCATCCAGGAGGGCAGGAGCGGCGCCCAGCTCCCCGCCGGGGCCTGCGGCCAcgggatggaggaggaggaggacgacgaggaggaggaggaggaggaggaagcgcCGCCGAGCGCGGGCGAAGCCGGTCCCCCCcggggggacaccggggctgACGAGGGGGCCCCCCCGCCGCGCGGTGACGGACACAGggcgggggcagcccccgccgACACGGCCCGGTGCGGCCCCGTGCTcccggggggctccccgggggggGCCGAGCTCTGCGCGCCCCCCAACACCTAG
- the LOC121061014 gene encoding methanethiol oxidase-like yields MQAGAPSSASHQQVKSPSTASSTERCGACGPGFASPLDAMKGPREEILYVPCIYRNTGRNKPDFLATVDVNPESPNYCQVIHRLPMPNVGDELHHSGWNTCSSCFGDTTKKRNRLILPSLISSRIYVVDVGTDPRAPRLFKVVNPEDVFWKCNLGYPHTSHCLGSGEIMISTLGDPAGNGKGGFILLDGETFEIKGNWEKGDKSPPMGYDFWYQPRHNVLISTEWGVPKCLGYGFDPNDLKKGRYGCRLNVWDWTTHTYVQAIDVGEDAAPLEIRFLHNPDAAEGFVGCTISSAIHRFYRTKRGDWAAEKVIQVPSKKVEGWLLPDMPGFITDILISLDDRFLYFSNWLHGDVRQYDISDTRRPRLVGQVFVGGSITKGGTVAVCGDEELQSQPDPFVIQGKRVSGGPQMIQLSLDGKRLYVTTSLYSAWDRQFYPQLIRDGSVMLQLDVDTEKGGLTVNQNFLVDFGKEPGGPCLAHEIRYPGGDCTSDIWI; encoded by the exons AAAGGTGTGGAGCGTGTGGCCCTGGCTTCGCCTCTCCTCTGGATGCGATGAAAG GGCCCCGGGAGGAGATATTATACGTGCCCTGCATCTACAGGAACACCGGCAGGAACAAACCTGACTTTCTGGCCACTGTGGATGTCAATCCTGAATCTCCAAACTATTGCCAG GTGATCCACCGCCTGCCTATGCCCAACGTGGGGGACGAGCTGCACCACTCTGGCTGGAACacttgcagcagctgcttcGGGGACACCACCAAGAAGAGGAATCGCCTGATCCTCCCCAGCCTGATCTCCTCCCGCATCTATGTGGTGGATGTAGGAACTGACCCACGAGCTCCAAGGCTTTTTAAG GTTGTCAACCCGGAGGACGTCTTCTGGAAGTGTAACCTGGGCTACCCCCACACCTCCCACTGCCTGGGCAGTGGTGAAATCATGATCAGCACCCTGGGAGACCCGGCCGGCAATGGGAAAG GTGGCTTTATTCTGCTGGATGGAGAGACCTTTGAGATCAAGGGGAACTGGGAGAAGGGGGACAAGAGCCCCCCGATGGGTTATGACTTCTGGTACCAGCCGCGCCACAATGTCTTGATCAGCACTGAATGGGGAGTCCCGAAATGCCTGGGATATGGGTTTGACCCAAATGATCTGAAGAAAG GGCGCTACGGATGCCGCCTCAACGTGTGGGACTGGACTACTCACACCTACGTCCAGGCCATCGACGTGGGCGAGGACGCAGCGCCCCTGGAGATCCGCTTCCTCCACAACCCGGACGCTGCGGAGGGGTTCGTGGGGTGCACCATCAGCAGCGCCATCCACCGCTTCTACAGGACCAAG CGAGGAGACTGGGCAGCCGAGAAGGTGATCCAAGTCCCCAGCAAGAAGGTGGAGGGGTGGCTGCTCCCGGACATGCCAG GCTTCATCACCGACATCCTCATCTCGCTGGACGACAGGTTCCTCTACTTCAGCAACTGGCTGCACGGAGACGTCCGCCAGTACGACATCTCCGACACCCGCAGGCCCAGGCTGGTGGGACAG GTCTTCGTGGGTGGCAGCATCACCAAGGGAGGGACCGTGGCCGTGTGTGGGGatgaggagctgcagagccagccGGATCCCTTTGTCATCCAG ggCAAGAGGGTGTCGGGGGGGCCCCAGATGATCCAGCTCAGCCTGGATGGGAAGCGGCTGTACGTCACCACGTCCCTCTACAGCGCCTGGGACCGGCAGTTCTACCCGCAGCTCATCAG GGACGGCTCTGTCATGCTGCAGCTTGATGTGGACACAGAGAAGGGCGGCCTGACTGTCAACCAGAACTTCCTGGTGGATTTCGGGAAGGAGCCGGGCGGGCCCTGCCTGGCACACGAGATCCGCTACCCCGGCGGGGACTGCACCTCTGACATTTGGATTTAG
- the RFX5 gene encoding DNA-binding protein RFX5 isoform X2, with translation MADKEPSAQAARKGSSSPSGSRGSTTEPSTLLQKLRSTISKSVQNKVDSILQDVQKFSDNDKLYLYLQLPSGPSLGEKSSSLDLSSLSMAEYMHACNWIRNHLEEHTDTCLPKQDVYDAYKQYCDNLCCHALSTANFGKIIREIFPNIKARRLGGRGQSKYCYSGIRRKTVVSLPPLPSLDLKVTETSELTDLVQSYNSEVMEAACALTCDWAEKILKRSFNNIVEVAQFLIQQHIISSRSARADLVMAMVVSESTEKLHRDGRSPLAAKKNGLEASESSDRSQGQSKKESSPKASVPPRPEKKKLPEPPRPASSPQVNALVARLPLLLPRIQPRERLVAPGATAVRSSPPVLAPKLTAAPLGGTVKVALPLPVGTASPSLPLGLAPGANGAGGLLSQQAAVPVLNMLLPGVGVPGAESPANPRSAGSDGPSPQDSQRPKATKRPPEPPGAAAAATPQKRKRGRPRKRPEDGGAGSPAEQEQAQGGPGDAEEKLGRGAAAGTGSADSSPGGAAATGGRLGASPVTQVSVIQEGRSGAQLPAGACGHGMEEEEDDEEEEEEEEAPPSAGEAGPPRGDTGADEGAPPPRGDGHRAGAAPADTARCGPVLPGGSPGGAELCAPPNT, from the exons ATGGCTGACAAAGAGCCGAGCGCCCAAGCTGCCAGGAAGGGAAGTTCCTCGCCCAGCGGCTCCCGGGGCAGCACCACGGAGCCCAGCAcgctgctgcagaagctgcgGAGCACCATCTC CAAATCCGTGCAGAACAAAGTCGACTCCATCCTG CAAGATGTCCAGAAGTTTTCAGACAACGACAAACTCTACCTCTACCTCCAGCTGCCGTCCGGGCCCAGCCTGGGGGAGAAAAG CAGTAGCCTGGACCTGAGCTCACTGAGCATGGCCGAGTACATGCACGCGTGCAACTGGATCCGGAACCACCTGGAGGAGCACACAGACACCTGCCTGCCCAAGCAGGACGTCTACGATGCCTACAA GCAATACTGCGATAACCTCTGCTGCCACGCTCTGAGCACCGCCAATTTTGGGAAGATCATCCGGGAGATCTTCCCAAATATCAAAGCCAGAAGGCTGGGAGGCCGAGGACAATCAAA GTACTGCTACAGCGGGATCCGGAGGAAGACGGTGGTCAGCCTGCcgcccctgcccagcctggatCTCAAAGTTACGGAGACT TCGGAGCTGACGGACCTGGTGCAGTCCTACAACAGCGAGGTGATGGAGGCAGCCTGTGCCCTGACCTGCGACTGGGCTGAGAAGATCCTCAAGCGCTCCTTCAACAACATCGTGGAGGTGGCCCAGTTCCTCATCCAGCAGCACATCATCAGCTCGCGCTCGGCCCGGGCTGACCTGGTCATGGCCATGGTGGTCTCAG AGAGCACAGAGAAGCTCCACCGCGATGGTCGGTCCCCGCTGGCAGCCAAGAAGAATGGCCTGGAAGCTTCAGAGAGCAGCGACAGGAGCCAGGGGCAG AGCAAGAAGGAGAGCAGCCCCAAGGCCTCTGTCCCACCACGGCCCGAGAAGAAGAAGCTTccagagcccccccggccggCGAGCAGCCCCCAGGTGAACGCCCTGGTCGCccgcctgcccctgctcctgccccgcaTCCAGCCCAGGGAGAGACTGGTGGCGCCCGGGGCCACGGCTGTGCGCTCCTCCCCGCCCGTGCTGGCCCCCAAGCTCACGGCTGCCCCCCTGGGGGGCACCGTCAAGGTGGCCCTGCCGCTGCCGGTGGGCACGGCGTCCCCGTCGCTGCCTCTGGGGCTGGCCCCGGGGGCGAAcggagcaggggggctgctgaGCCAGCAGGCGGCCGTGCCCGTCCTCAACATGCTGCTGCCCGGCGTGGGCGTCCCCGGGGCCGAGAGCCCCGCCAACCCCCGCAGCGCGGGGAGCGACGGCCCCAGCCCGCAGGACTCGCAGCGCCCCAAGGCCACCAAGCGgcccccggagcccccgggggctgccgccgccgccacgCCACAGAAGCGGAAACGGGGGCGGCCACGCAAGAGGCCGGAGGACGGAGGCGCGGGGTCCCCGGCGGAGCAGGAGCAGGCGCAGGGGGGCCCGGGGGACGCGGAGGAGAAGCTTGGCAgaggggcggccgcggggacCGGCAGCGCTGACAGCTCGCCCGGCGGTGCCGCCGCCACCGGGGGCCGGCTCGGGGCCAGCCCGGTCACCCAGGTGAGCGTCATCCAGGAGGGCAGGAGCGGCGCCCAGCTCCCCGCCGGGGCCTGCGGCCAcgggatggaggaggaggaggacgacgaggaggaggaggaggaggaggaagcgcCGCCGAGCGCGGGCGAAGCCGGTCCCCCCcggggggacaccggggctgACGAGGGGGCCCCCCCGCCGCGCGGTGACGGACACAGggcgggggcagcccccgccgACACGGCCCGGTGCGGCCCCGTGCTcccggggggctccccgggggggGCCGAGCTCTGCGCGCCCCCCAACACCTAG